A window from Nocardioides mesophilus encodes these proteins:
- the mreC gene encoding rod shape-determining protein MreC, translating to MLVLLLLACLTVITLDARGGADSPVNPVRSAVGDFFGPIEEVTAAVVRPVAAVPEFFRTTGGLRSDVVRLEAENDALRSQLATSTVARNRAAELDGLLATSRHSGYSLVPSRVIAMGPAQSFSRTVTIDAGTSSGVRPDMTVLNNDGLVGRVLRADRSTATVLLVVDPDSVVGGRLGSTMEIGFLRGLGRVSDDSLELDLVDTSAAPERGDVLVTWGSRDGAPYVAGVPIGTVASVTSSPRQLSREAEIRPFVDFTSLDLVGVVVDPGTASDRSLIEAGRTTGTGEGR from the coding sequence GTGCTGGTGCTGCTGCTGCTCGCCTGCCTGACGGTGATCACGCTCGACGCCCGCGGCGGCGCCGACTCCCCGGTCAACCCGGTGCGCTCGGCCGTCGGCGACTTCTTCGGCCCGATCGAGGAGGTCACCGCCGCGGTGGTCCGACCGGTGGCCGCGGTCCCGGAGTTCTTCCGCACCACCGGCGGCCTGCGCTCCGACGTGGTCCGGCTGGAGGCGGAGAACGACGCGTTGCGCTCGCAGCTCGCGACCTCGACCGTGGCCCGCAACCGGGCCGCCGAGCTCGACGGGCTGCTGGCCACCTCCCGGCACAGCGGCTACAGCCTGGTGCCGTCCCGGGTGATCGCGATGGGACCGGCGCAGTCGTTCTCCCGCACCGTCACCATCGACGCCGGCACCTCCTCCGGCGTGCGACCGGACATGACCGTGCTCAACAACGACGGCCTGGTCGGCCGGGTGCTCCGGGCCGACCGGAGCACCGCCACCGTGCTGCTCGTCGTGGACCCCGACTCCGTGGTCGGCGGCCGGCTGGGCAGCACCATGGAGATCGGCTTCCTCCGCGGACTGGGCCGGGTCTCCGACGACAGCCTCGAGCTCGACCTGGTGGACACCTCGGCGGCTCCGGAGCGCGGCGACGTGCTGGTGACCTGGGGCAGCCGCGACGGTGCGCCGTACGTCGCCGGAGTGCCGATCGGCACCGTCGCCTCGGTGACCAGCAGCCCTCGTCAGCTCTCCCGGGAGGCCGAGATCCGGCCCTTCGTCGACTTCACCTCCCTCGACCTGGTCGGCGTGGTCGTCGACCCGGGCACCGCCAGCGACCGGAGCCTGATCGAGGCGGGCCGGACCACGGGCACGGGGGAGGGCCGATGA
- a CDS encoding rod shape-determining protein produces the protein MANSIIGRDMAVDLGTANTLVYVRGKGVLLDEPSVVALNSSSGEILAVGHEAKRMIGRTPDSITAIRPLKDGVIADFESTEQMLRYFIQQVHRRRYFTKPRLVICVPSGITAVEQRAVKEAGYQAGARRVYIIEEPMAAAIGAGLPVHEATGNMVVDVGGGTTEVAVISLGGIVTSMSVRTAGDTLDQSIIAWMKKEYSLMLGERTAEEIKMTLGSAFPLPSEPEAEIRGRDMISGLPKTIVVSSAEVRMALEEPLHAIVDAVRSTLDQTPPELAGDIMDRGLVLTGGGALLRGLDERIRHETGMPVHIADDPLHSVAMGAGKCVEEFEALQQVLVSEPRR, from the coding sequence ATGGCGAACAGCATCATCGGTCGGGACATGGCCGTTGACCTCGGCACCGCCAACACGCTGGTCTACGTGCGCGGCAAGGGCGTCCTGCTCGACGAGCCGTCCGTGGTCGCCCTCAACTCCTCCTCGGGGGAGATCCTGGCGGTCGGCCACGAGGCGAAGCGGATGATCGGCCGCACCCCCGACAGCATCACCGCCATCCGACCGCTCAAGGACGGCGTGATCGCCGACTTCGAGTCGACCGAGCAGATGCTGCGCTACTTCATCCAGCAGGTGCACCGCCGCCGCTACTTCACCAAGCCGCGGCTGGTGATCTGCGTCCCGAGCGGGATCACCGCCGTCGAGCAGCGCGCGGTCAAGGAGGCCGGCTACCAGGCCGGCGCCCGCCGGGTCTACATCATCGAGGAGCCGATGGCCGCCGCGATCGGCGCCGGGCTCCCGGTCCACGAGGCCACCGGGAACATGGTCGTCGACGTCGGGGGCGGCACGACCGAGGTGGCCGTCATCTCCCTCGGCGGCATCGTCACCAGCATGTCGGTGCGCACCGCCGGCGACACCCTCGACCAGTCGATCATCGCCTGGATGAAGAAGGAGTACTCCCTCATGCTGGGGGAGCGCACCGCCGAGGAGATCAAGATGACGCTCGGCTCCGCCTTCCCGCTGCCCAGCGAGCCGGAGGCGGAGATCCGCGGCCGCGACATGATCTCCGGGCTGCCGAAGACCATCGTGGTCTCCAGCGCGGAGGTGCGGATGGCCCTCGAGGAGCCGCTGCACGCGATCGTCGACGCGGTGCGCAGCACCCTGGACCAGACGCCCCCCGAGCTGGCCGGCGACATCATGGACCGCGGCCTGGTGCTGACCGGCGGCGGTGCGCTGCTGCGCGGCCTCGACGAGCGGATCCGCCACGAGACCGGGATGCCCGTGCACATCGCCGACGACCCGCTGCACTCCGTGGCGATGGGCGCCGGCAAGTGCGTCGAGGAGTTCGAGGCGCTCCAGCAGGTGCTGGTCTCGGAGCCGCGGCGATGA
- a CDS encoding pyridoxamine 5'-phosphate oxidase family protein, translated as MSTADDVPLSPTPRSTPRRERERAQSERAALYDVLDASFLCHLAVVVDGVPLALPTVFAVDPAGRDHGGTLYLHGSVASRSLLQAPAQDVSVTFTVLDGLVLARSGFNHSMNYRSAVVVGRPRVVEDPDERLRALDLLVDRVVPGRAATLRRPTRKELAATRLLALPLHEASVKLRRGDPEDEDDDVAAGVWAGVLPLAVRAGEVVTAADAGGLAVPETVRQRAAELRAADGPG; from the coding sequence GTGAGCACCGCCGACGACGTACCTCTCTCGCCGACCCCGCGCAGCACCCCGCGCCGTGAGCGCGAGCGGGCGCAGAGCGAGCGGGCAGCGCTGTACGACGTCCTCGACGCCTCGTTCCTGTGCCACCTGGCCGTCGTCGTGGACGGCGTCCCGCTGGCCCTCCCGACCGTCTTCGCGGTGGACCCCGCCGGCCGCGACCACGGCGGCACGCTCTACCTGCACGGCTCGGTCGCCTCGCGGAGCCTGCTCCAGGCGCCGGCCCAGGACGTGAGCGTCACGTTCACGGTGCTCGACGGGCTGGTGCTGGCCCGCTCCGGCTTCAACCACTCGATGAACTACCGGTCGGCGGTGGTGGTCGGCCGTCCCCGTGTCGTCGAGGACCCCGACGAGCGGCTGCGCGCCCTGGACCTGCTCGTGGACCGGGTGGTGCCCGGCCGGGCGGCGACGCTGCGCCGGCCGACCCGCAAGGAGCTGGCGGCGACCCGGCTGCTGGCGCTGCCGCTGCACGAGGCCTCGGTGAAGCTCCGGCGGGGAGACCCCGAGGACGAGGACGACGACGTGGCGGCCGGGGTCTGGGCGGGGGTGCTGCCTCTGGCGGTGCGAGCCGGTGAGGTGGTCACCGCCGCGGACGCCGGCGGCCTGGCGGTCCCGGAGACCGTGCGGCAGCGGGCCGCCGAGCTCCGGGCGGCCGACGGACCAGGCTGA